The Pseudomonas benzenivorans region CGGCGCGCCCTGCTGCAGCGCACCGTCGCCGAAGCCGACAGCTTTCAGGATCGCTTCGAGGCCGAAGTCTGGCTGCTGGACATGTCCACCCGCCTGAAACACTACGTGCCCGAGGCGGAAGAGCGCCTTTCCCTGCTCCGCCTGGCCCACCGCGAGGCCAGCAGGGCCGACCTACGCCCCGACCTGGTGCTGGCGCTGATCCACGCGGAGAGTCACTTCGATCGTCTCGCCATTTCCGCCGCCGGCGCCCAGGGCATGATGCAGGTCACGCCGTTCTGGAAGGCCGAACTCGGCAGGCCGCAGGACAACCTCACCGACAACGCCACCAACCTGAGGTACGGCTGCACCATTCTCGGCTTCTATCTGCGCAAGGAAAACGGCGATCTCAACCGCGCCCTGGCCCGCTACAACGGCAGTCTCGGCCAGCAACGCTACCCGGCCAGGGTGATAGGCTTCTGGCATGACTTCTGGTACGTCAAGCCCTGACCCGCCACCGCCTCACCGTCGCAGAACGAACCCGGCGATGCCTTGCAGCGGCTGCTCCTGCAGCTCTACGGCAGTCACCTGGGCAGCGCTCGGACCGTGCTCCAACCAGGCGGCCAAGGTGCGCACCGCAGCCTCGTCACCCTCGGCCAGCACCTCGACTCGACCATCATCGAGATTGCGCACCCAGCCAGCCAAGCCCAGGCGCTCGG contains the following coding sequences:
- a CDS encoding lytic transglycosylase domain-containing protein; the protein is MALRLGLALLLAWLCTPGHASLRQAPEPERRALLQRTVAEADSFQDRFEAEVWLLDMSTRLKHYVPEAEERLSLLRLAHREASRADLRPDLVLALIHAESHFDRLAISAAGAQGMMQVTPFWKAELGRPQDNLTDNATNLRYGCTILGFYLRKENGDLNRALARYNGSLGQQRYPARVIGFWHDFWYVKP
- a CDS encoding acylphosphatase, whose product is MSQICLHGYVRGRVQGVYFRQSTLEQAERLGLAGWVRNLDDGRVEVLAEGDEAAVRTLAAWLEHGPSAAQVTAVELQEQPLQGIAGFVLRR